GGAGGGTTCTATACGCAGATTTTGGGACAGCAGAGAACGACGGTATCACACTGTGCATTTTTGACGGCAACAAATGTTGTGATGACTCCATTTCTTGTCTGGCTGTTTGAAAGACGACGTCCACCGGTCCGCACATTTGTCATAACCGTGTTTACGTTAATTGGAATTGCAGTATTAAGTATCACACCGGGCAGTTTTGAATTCAGTTTTAATTTTGGTGATTTGTTATCGTTGTTATGTGCTTTCTTTTTTGCAATGCATATTACTGTGCTGGGGAAGGTGACCAAAAAGGCAGATCCGATGCTGATTAATTTTGTCCAGCTGGCAACAGCCGCCATCATATCGGTGCTTGTTTTGGCGGTTACGGATGCGGATGCCCTTTCCAGGGCAGATATGTCATCTGGAATCTGGGCGATTTTATTTTTGGGATTGTTTAGCACATGTCTTTGCTTTTTCCTGCAGACGTATGCCCAGAAATATACGACATCTGCGCAGGCAGGCGTGCTTCTTTCCATGGAAGGATTGTTTGGCAGCGTGTTTTCTGTCCTGCTTGGGATGGAGGCGCTCACAGGCAATATGATAGCAGGAGGCGCAATGATTTTATGCTCGGTTATTGCACTTGAATTCTTTTCGGGAGCGTTGGAAAAGTAAGGAATATATTATATCAAGAGGCAAATGCACAAAGTGTGTTATGTAGCATATTGGATATATCGGTACAATATATAATAAATTGTCCGATTTTGATTCATTTTGCACATGTTGGTTTACATAAAAATAGCCTTTTGGATAATCATAAATTATTTGAAGAAAATTACCCAAATTCTGTGCGAATTTCAGCAGATTTTGGGTAATTTTTTTCGTTTGCGGTGTAATTGTAAAATCCTATCATATTCGGTTTACATAACATCAAAAATTAAGGTACTTTTGGAAAATTTATAAAAGAACAGCTTCTAATTGTCCAATGTACTATAATTGGCATTTACAACACATTGATTAATATCGAATAAAAAGAAAATGAAACCAACATCTGCCCTTTCTTTTTCAAGAAGTAAGGAACACAAGGTAAAAAAATACCGCCGGTCAAATCTGACCGGCGATATTTATAAGTACATTTGTGAGTTCTAAAAGTTATCGCAGTGCCTGCCCTATCTTATGTAAGAACCACTTTCCTTATTATCTGGAAAAATTAGAAATCTGTTAAGTCAGCAGCTCTCTTCTCTAAGAATGCTGTCATACCTTCTTTTTTGTCATGTGTAGAACATGTTACACCAAAGAGGTTTGCTTCCATCTCAACAGCGTTCTTGATATCCATGTCATAACCGTTGTTGATAGCAGCTTTTGCGATAGATACGGCATAGCTTCCTTTGGAAACAATCTTAGCAGCCATAGCTTTTGCGGTTGCCATTAATTCTTCTGGAGCAACAACTTTGTTAACAAGACCGATGCGGTATGCTTCGTCAGCTTTGATGTTGTCACATGTGAAGATCATTTCTTTTGCACGTCCCATACCAACAAGACGAGCTAATCTCTGAGTACCACCGAATCCTGGGATGATACCAAGACCACATTCTGGCTGTCCGAAGATTGCGTTGTCAGATGCGATACGGATATCACATGCCATAGAAATCTCACAACCACCGCCGAGTGCAAAGCCGTTAACAGCTGCGATTGTAACCTGACGCATGTTCATTAATTTGAAGAATGGTACGCTTGCTTTCATACCAAATGTTCTTGCTTCTGCTGCAGAGAAATTAACCATTTCTGCAATATCAGCACCAGCAACGAAAGATTTGAATTCGTTGCCTTTTTTATCAGGACCACCTGTTAAAATAACAACTTTGACATCATCTCTTGCTTCGATTTCGGTTAAAGCTACGTTTAACTCGTCAAGTGTCTCGCTGTTTAATGCATTTAAAGCAGCTGGTCTGGAAATAGTAAGAACGGCAACTTCGTTCTCAACATCCAATTTTAAATTCTTGAATTCACTCATGATAGGAACCCTCCTGAATAAGTTTGATAAAAAATTAACAATATCGTTATGATTAGCTTATTCCTTTTTACAGATTTTGTCAAGTGAAAAAGCGAAATGTGGCACATTTTTTCATACCAGAAATGTTAGTTGCCAAAAGGCTGTTCTTCCTTTTTGCGATGGTCAAAATGGAAGAGGCCTGGCTGATCGGTTCCACGGCATTCAACGCACAACAGAAGGCATACTAAGATTTTCTAAGATTCCGAAATTAAACATTTCCAACTGTGGTTAGATTTGGTATACTGTGTTAGGAAATTATTGACGTTTGAAGGATTAGAAAGAGGAAAAACAAGGAAATCATGTGGAATAAATTGGAAAAAAAGGTTGTCATCTTAGCCGTGGTACCGTTTCTTTTAACCGGGATTCTAACGGGCTGTACGGATGAAAAGCAGGAGAATGAGGATGCTTACCGGCAGATTGGAATCAACTGTATGAAAAGCAATGATTACGAGGGTGCAATCAGCGCGTTTGACAGTGCATTAGATCAAAAGATTGGAAAAATAGGCGACGAAGAGGTTGATATCTGCTATTACAAGGCAGCAGCACAATATGCAAACGGTGATACCGATGGAGCATTGGCCACTTATACCTCACTGGTGGACTATGACGACACCAACAGCAATGCTTATTATTTAAGAGGTGTGCTTTATCTTTCCATGCAAAATAATGCGGCAGCACTTGCAGATTTTTCCAGTGCGGTTGCAAATACGGATGCAAGCTATGAGCTTTATTTAAATATTTATCAGCAGCTTACGCAGGCGGGACTTTCAACGGAGGCACAGGATTATCTGGATAAGGCGCTGGAACTAAAAGGAAAAACAGCAGATGATTATTTCTGGCGGGGAAGAATTTATCAGACAACCGGAAAATATGAGGATGCGATTGAGCAGTACAAAGCAGCAATTGACAAGAAAAAGACAGAGGCAAATCTTTACCTGGCGCAGGTGTACGAGGCACAGGGCGATACTGATACAGCAGAGACTTATTATCAGGCTTACATTGATTCTGGAATTGCAGATTCCGAGGCAATGAATGCCCTTGGAAAAGTTGAGATGAACCAGCAGAATTACAAAGAGGCAATTGAATATTTTAAATCTGGATTAGAGATGGATGAGGTAACAAACGAGCAGGAGCTTTTGAAGAATCTGGTGCTTGCGTACGAGAATAACCGGGATTTCGAATCTGCAAAACAGACGATGGAGACCTATCTTTCCAAGTATCCGGATGACGAGGAAGCAAAGAGAGAATATACATTTTTATGTAACCGCTAAAAAGTTTGAAATGTATAAACGGACAGATTGTGTGAAACAGGAAAGTTTCACAGCAGAATAGGAGCATATATGGCAGAAACATATAAGATAGAAGAAGTAGAGGAAAAAGTCCTCCTAATCGGAGTGAGTGAGCAGGAGGGAGACGATGCAGAAGATTCTCTCACGGAGCTTGCAGAACTGGTAAAAACAGCGGGAGCAACCGTGGTTGGCACGCTGATTCAAAAAAGAGAATTGATTCACCCGGGGTATTATGTGGGAACCGGTAAGGTGCAGGAGATTCAGGAACTTATCGAACAGACCGGAGCAACCGGAATTGTGTGCGATGACGAACTGACACCGGCGCAGCTTCGCAACTTAGAGGATGCGCTTGACACGAAGGTGATGGACCGTACCCTGATTATCCTTGATATTTTTGCGGCACGTGCAACGACCAGTGAAGGAAAAATCCAGGTAGAATTAGCACAGTTAAAATACAGACTGGGACGACTGACCGGTATGGGAACTTCGATGTCACGTCTTGGTGGTGGAATCGGAACAAGGGGACCGGGAGAGAAAAAGTTAGAGGTAGACCGCCGTCTGATTAAAGACCGCATTGCGCAGCTCAACCGCGAATTAAAGGAAGTCAGACAGCACCGGGAGGTGACAAGAGCCCAAAGAGCGAAAAATCATGTGCCGGTTGCAGCGATTGTAGGTTATACCAATGCCGGAAAATCAACACTTTTGAACCGTCTGACGGATGCGGGCGTGTTAGAGGAAGACAAACTTTTTGCAACACTAGACCCAACTACCCGTGTACTTGAATTGCCGGGACGTCAGGAAATTTTACTGACAGATACCGTAGGTTTTATCCGAAAGCTGCCACATCACTTGATTGAGGCGTTTAAGAGTACCTTAGAGGAAGCAAAATATGCAGATTACATCATTCATGTGGTGGATTCTTCCAATCCGCAGATGGAAAAACAAATGCATATTGTATACGAGACACTCTCTGACTTAGAGGTAAAAGACAAACCGGTTGTGACACTTTTTAACAAGCAGGACAAGCGTACGGATGACGAACCGCTGCGGGATATGAAGGCAGATTATGTGCTTCACATTTCCGCTGCAAAAGGGGAAGGACTCGATGAGGTAAAAGAGCTGCTGTGCGAACTTTTGCGGGAAAACAAGATTCTGCTAGAACGTCTCATTTCGTATCAGGATGCAGGCATTATCCAGCAGATTCGGAAACAGGGAGAACTTTTGAAGGAAGAGTACCGCCCGGAAGGAATTTACATTGAAGCGTATGTTCCCATGCAGTTATATGGAAAACTTTAAGGCGATGTGAAAGGTTTTCATTAAGAGACGGTTATCCCGAAAAGATTTTGTGGAGAAACGATGGCTTGTGTGCTAGAATAAAGGTAAATAAGCGATAGAAAGTCAGAACAGTTATCGCACCTTACAAATGGAATAAGAATGAAGTGATAAATTCACAATAGAGAAATGGAGAACGCGTATGACCTTATTAATTAAAAACGGGCAGGTCATCAACCCTGCTACCGAGATGGACGAGATTGCAGATGTCTATGTGGAAGACGGAAAAGTTGCCGAGATTGGCAAAGGCTTAAAGAAGAAAGCAGACCGCGTCATTGACGCAAAAGGCTGCTTTGTCATGCCGGGATTTATTGACATGCATGTACATTTAAGAGATCCGGGTTTTGAACAGAAAGAGACGATTGAGACCGGATGTAAGGCGGCAGCACATGGCGGTTACACCACAATTCTTGCGATGCCAAATACAAAACCGGTGGTCGATAATGCGGATGTTGTAAAATATGTCCAGAACAAGGCAAAGGCAGTTGGAGTTGTCAATGTTCTTCAGGTTGGTGCCATTACCAAGGGACAGCAGGGAAAAGAATTGGCAGATATCGAGGGTATGGTAGCAGCCGGAATCCCAGCCATCAGCGAGGATGGAAAGTCCGTGATGAATGCCCAGCTTTACCGGGAAGCAATGCAAAAAGCAGCAGAGTTAAACATTCCTGTGCTGGCACATTGTGAAGATATTAACATGGTCAATGGCGGCGTGATGAATCAGGACGAGAAATCCAAAGAGCTTGGTCTAAAAGGAATCACAAACGCTGTGGAAGATATTATCACTGCAAGAGACATTATGTTAAGCAAAGAGACAGGGGCGAGATTACACCTTTGCCACTGTTCTACCTATGAATCGGTCGACATGGTAAAACATGCCAAAATGGAGAACATCAAAGTATCCGCGGAGGTTTGCCCACATCATTTTACCCTGACATCGGATGATATCCACAAAATCGACGCATCGGTAGACCCGACACACCAGATTTCGATTGAGGCAGATGCGGACACCAATTACAAAATGAATCCGCCACTCCGTACCAGACGTGATGTGGAACGTTTGAAGGAAGGACTTCGCGATGGTATCATGGAGGTCATTTCTACTGACCATGCACCACATACCTTTGAGGAAAAGAATACTTCCATGGCAAAGGCACCGTTTGGAATTGTCGGACTTGAGACAGCAGCATGCTTAACCTATTCGGAACTTGTACTAGGCGGATATCTCACACCGATGCAGATGGCAGAGAAAATGAGTTACAATCCGGCACGTATTGTCGGAATCGACAAAGGTGATATTGAGCCTGGAAAAGTTGCAGATATCGTGATTTTTGATCCAAAGAAAGAATATACGATTGATAAAAATGAGTTTGCAAGTAAAAGTAAGAATACCCCATTCCATGGTAGAAAAGTAACTGGAAAAGTTAGAACTACAATTGTAAATGGAACGGTTGTATATGAGGAAAAAAAGTAAAAAGGAGTTAGAAATGCCGGAAAAATTCGAAGAAACAGCAATTATCATCAGACAGGAAGAGATTGCGGATGACATTTACAGCATGTGGCTTAGAACAGATGAGATTGCGGCACATGCAAAAGCAGGACAGTTTGTGTCCGTCTATTGTAAGGAAGGAAGCAGACTTTTACCGCGTCCAATCAGTATTTGTGAGATTGATGCAAAAGATGGCGCAATCCGTCTTGTGTACCGTGTCGCCGGAAAAGGAACCGATGAATTCAGCAGAATGAGCACAGGAATGCAGCTTAAAATTGTGGGACCACTCGGAAATGGTTTCCCGAAAAAGAATAAGAAAGCATTCTTAATCGGAGGAGGAATCGGAATCCCGCCAATGTTACAGCTTGCAAAAGAATTAGACTGTGAAAAACAAATCGTGCTTGGTTTCCGCGACGAACTCTTTTTGATGGACGAGTTCCGCGCGCAGGGAGAGGTCTATGTAGCAACCGAGGACGGAAGTGCGGGAACAGAAGGAAATGTGTTAGATGCCATCCGTGAAAATGGTCTGGAAGCAGATATCATTTATGCCTGCGGTCCATTGCCGATGCTTCGTGCGTTAAAGACTTATGCGGCAGAAAAAAACATCGAATGCTGGATTTCCATGGAAGAGCGCATGGCATGCGGAATCGGTGCCTGTCTTGCCTGCGTTTGTAAATCCAAAGAAAAGGATGCACACTCAAACGTCAACAACAAGAGAGTCTGTAAAGAGGGTCCGGTATTCCGTGCAGAGGAGGTAGAATTCTAATGGCAAACATGAAAGTAGACCTTTGTGGTGTAACCTTAAACAATCCGGTTATGACAGCGTCCGGTACGTTTGGTTCCGGAGAAGAATTTTCCGAATTTGTGGATTTGAATAAATTAGGTGCCGTTGTGACAAAAGGTGTTGCAAATGTGCCGTGGGAAGGAAATCCTACCCCTCGTGTGGCTGAGGTATACGGTGGCATGTTAAATGCAATCGGACTGCAGAATCCGGGTATTGATTTATTTGTGGAACGCGATATTCCTTTTTTGAAAAAATACGATACGAAGATTATTGTCAATGTCTGCGGACGTACCATCGAAGATTACTGTGAGGTGGTAGATCGTCTCGCCGACCAGCCGATTGACATGATGGAAATCAATATTTCCTGCCCGAATGTCAAGGAAGGCGGAATCGCCTGGGGACAGGACCCGAAGGCAGTAGAGCAGATTACCAAAGAAGTGATGAAACATGCAAAACAGCCTGTCATCATGAAGTTATCTCCAAATGTGACAGACATTACCGAGATGGCAAAGGCAGCAGAGGCAGGTGGTGCAGATGCACTTTCTTTGATTAATACCTTAACCGGAATGAAGATTGACATTCACAGACGCTGCTTTGCACTTGCAAACCGCACCGGCGGAATGTCAGGCCCGGCCGTACATCCGGTGGCTGTGCGTATGGTTTACCAGACCGCACAGGCAGTGAAGATTCCAATCGTTGGAATGGGCGGCATTTTAACGGCAGAGGATGCCATTGAACTGATTTTAGCAGGAGCAACCGCCGTATCGGTTGGAACCGCGAACTTTACCGACCCTTCTGTTACAATGAAGATTGTAGACGGAATCGAAGATTACATGGATCGTTATCAGGTCAAAGATATAAAAGAATTAATCGGAGCGGTACACGACCGCTAGAGAATAGAAGAAAAGCCCGTATGGCAGAGATGCTGTGCGGGCTTTTTTCAAAATAGGATTCGGGTGTCAAAAGGCAGCTTACAGTTTTCTTGTTGGCAAATTGTACAAGGGCTGGACTCTTTTGTTCCGATGAGTAAACATAAGAAAAGTCTAAGTATGCCTAATGAAGATTATTATGAAAAGACGTGACCGGCATTCAATGAACCGTCCATGGTTCATGAAGCCTTGTTCTGCCATCCATGGCAGAACATCACTGGGTACCTTGAGGCATACTAAGATTTTCTAATGTTTTCTCAAAGTCACGAAAAGAGTCCAGCCCTTGTGCAATTTGCCAGCAACTAATTTGTGTGCTGCCTTTTGGCACCCGAATCCTATTTCAAAAATGCTCCGTGAGGATTCTTTCTTACAAATGTACGCCTTAATTCGAAAGGATATTGACGAAATAGAAGAAATCTTTTGTTATGAAGTTAGTTGTAACTAACCAACAGAAAGAGGATGAGAAAATGTTTTTAGAAATCAAGGGAATTGAAAAAAGTTTTGGCAGCAGAGAACGGCAATCGGAAGAGCGACTGTGAAAAACCCGGATATTTTGCTCTGCGATGAACCGACCGGGGTCCTCGACTACCACACTTCGAAAGAGATTTTAAAGCTGATTGAGGATGTCAACAAGAAGTACGGCAACACGATTATCATTGTCACACACAACGATGCCATCAAGGATATGGCAGACCGCGTTGTCATGCTCCACGATGGAAAAATCCGAAAGACTTACCGGAATGAGCATAAAATACCGGCACAAGAGTTAGAGTGGTAAGGAGGATAGTGGCATGAAAAATCCGATGAATCGCAGATACCTAAGGGAATTAAGGGATGATTTTGGAAAATATGTGGTGCTGTTTCTTTTTATGGCAGGCATGATAGCGTTAGTGTCCGGCTTTTTGGTATCAAATGACAGCATGCAGGCGTCTTATGAAGAGAGTTTTACAAAGTACAACATTGAGGACGGTAACTTTGAACTCTCGGAGGAGGCAGACGAGACACTGCTTGATACGCTTGAAAAAGAAGACCTGACCATCTATAAGAATTATTATCTTGAGGAAGAGACCAAAGAGGTCGACAGTACCCTGCGTATTTTTATAAATCGTGAAAAGATTAACAAAGCTTGTCTGATGGAGGGAGCATTTCCAACAGAAAAAAATGAGATTGCGATTGACCGTATGTATGCGGACAACAATGAGCTGAAAGTTGGAGATACGATTACCATTCAGAATCAGAAAATGAAGATTACCGGGCTGGTGGCACTTTCCGATTACAGCGCGCTTTTTTCCAATAATTCAGACATGATGTTTGATGCAATGAAGTTTGGTGTCGCTGTTGTAACCGAGGAAGGTTTTGCACAGTTTTCGGAGGACAATCTTCATTACAGTTATTCCTGGTTTTACGATGAAAAGCCAGAGGATGATACCGAAGCAAAAGAGATGGCAGACGATTTCATGAAAGTGCTGTCGGAAAATGCGATGATGGAAAACAGAATGCTCGAAAATTATATTCCGCAGTATTTGAACCAGGCAATTCACTTTACCGGGGATGATATGGTGGGTGATAATGCGATGATTGCGATTTTCCTGTATATTGTCGTATTGATTATTGCATTTGTCATGGCGATTACGACGAGCAACACAATCTCAAAAGAAGCAAACGTAATCGGAACACTCCGCGCGTCCGGTTACAGCAGGGGTGAGCTGGTGCGTCACTATATGGTGTTACCGCTCATTGTCATGTTTGTCGCCGCAGTTGTCGGAAATATCTTAGGATACAGTGCCGTCAAAGGTTATATGGCAAGTCTCTACTATGGAAGCTATAGTCTGCCGACTTATGTCACATGCTGGAATGCGGACGCTTTTATCCGGACAACGATTGTTCCGCTTGTCATTATGTTTGTCATTAATTTTGCTGTCCTTACAAAGAAAATGCGCCTATCACCGCTGCGCTTCTTACGGCGTGATTTAGCGACGAGAAAGAGGGAAAAGGCATTCCGCTTAAATACCAAGATTCCGATTTTTACCAGATTCCAGCTTCGTGTGTTTTTCCAGAACATCCCAAACTATGTGGTGATTTTTATCGGAATCATGTTTGCAAACTTTATTCTGCTGTTTGGATTCCTGTTCAACCCATTGCTGGATAAGTTTTCCGATGAGATTTTAGCGAAGATGATTTCGGATTATCAGTACGTTCTTAAGATGCCGGTTGAGACAGAGAATACGGATGCAGAAAAATACATTGCAGGAACCCTAAAGACCTTAGAGGGAAGCTTTAAGGTGGAGGATGTCTTAATCTATGGCATTGAGGCGGACAGCGATTACGTGACGATTGATTTTAAAAAGGACAGTGACATCTATATTTCGAGTGCCTATGCCGATAAATATGGTCTGGAAAAAGGCGATACCATCACACTTTCACAGAAGTACGGCGAGAAAGAATATGACTTTACAGTGGATGGTATTTACGATTATCCGTCCTCGATTGCCGTGTTTATGACAATGGATGAATATTGTGATATTTTTGACAAAGACGAAGGATATTTCAATGGCTACTTTTCAAATACAAAGTTAGACGATATAGAGGATAAGGTGGTTTCCACCATCATCACACAGGATGACCTGACGAAAACATCAAGGCAGTTAAAACTTTCCATGGGTGGTCAGATGGCAATCTTCTGGGTATTTGGTGTGGTGATGTTCCTTTCCCTCATCTACCCTTTGAGTAAAATTATCATTGAGAAGAACTCGGTATCCATTTCCATGACCAAGATTTTAGGATACAACAACGGGGAGATTAACCGGCTTTACATGATGTCGACAACCAGCGCAGTGCTGTTGTCACTTTTGCTTACGATTCCACTTGACAACTGCATTATGAAGGGAATGTGCGTCAGCCTTTTCGCGGATTATCCGGGTTATTTCCCATATTATGTGCCGGGTATTACATATGTGAAAATGCTCGTGCTCGGAGTACTTTCCTATGCTGTGGTAGCTGTGTTACAGATGAAAAAAATCAAGAAAGTTCCACTTGGCGAAGCCTTAAAAAATGTGGAATAATGCAAAGATGCGGACGTTTCGCGCCGCAATTTTGAAAAGATACGATTGTTGAGAAAAGTTGCCCAGTAACTTCGTTGACAGTATATATAGGAATTTCTAAAATAACAGTGTTAGCTAACACTGTTATTTTTTTGACCAAAACCAAGGAGGAACTTGAGATGCCGGATAAGACAATCACACAGGAAAAAATCTTAGAATCTGCGAAAACAGAATTTTTAGAGAAAGGATTTTTGAATGCGTCATTACGAAACATTGTGAAGAACGCCGGTGTGACGACGGGAGCTTTTTACCGCTATTATGACAGCAAGGAAGCGCTCTTTGAAGCAATCGTCGGGGAGCATGCGCAACATGTGCTTGCATTGTTTTGTCATACGATTGACCACTTTGAAGAACTTCCGGGGCAGGAACAGACCGAGCAGATGCTTGAACTGTCCACGGACTGCATCGGGGAGATGCTTGACTATGTGTATGAGCATTATGATGCATTTAAACTTTTAGTCGGATGTGCAGACGGAACGATATATGCTGATTTTATTCACAAGCTCGTGGAAAAGGAAGTGGAGTCGACGTACTTTTACATCGGGACGTTAGAGCGCATGGGACATAAAATGGAGCCGATTAACAAAAATCTGATTCACATGATAGCAAGCGGGCAGTTTACCGGCATCTTTGAGGCGATTGTGCATGACATGCCAAAAGAAGAGGCGGTCGAGTATGTGACACAGATGCGGCGCTTTTACTCTGCGGGATGGTCAGAACTTATGAATATTCAATTTGGCAGATGAAAGAGGAGGACATATGAAACAGAAAGAAAAATCAACCCTAGGATGGCTTGCTGAATTCGCCGGTACGCACAAAAAGGAATACATAAAAAGTGTTGTGTATGCGGTATGCGGCGTTATCTGCAGCCTGCTTCCCTATTTTATCATAGGGGATCTGGTGACAAATCTGATTGCGGGAAACCGCGACTGGGAGTTTTACCTGAAGGAAGGTATCTGGATGGCAGCATTTTGGCTTGCGCGCGTGCTGTTCCATGCACTTTCGACAAGCTGTTCCCATAAAGCAACCTTTGCGGTGCTTGGAAATATCCGAAAGAGATTGTGCGATAAGCTGGCAAGAGTGCCGCTTGGAAAAGTAAAAGAGGCATCTTCCGGCTCTTTAAAAAATATTATCGTGGAGCGCGTGGACAGCATTGAGACAACGCTCGCCCATATTTTGCCGGAATTTACGGCAAATCTGTTAGCTCCCATCTGTGTATTTGTTTATTTTTTAACAATTGACTGGAGAATGGCGCTGGTTTCTTTGATTACGTTTCCACTTGGCATGATTTGCTACATGGGCATGATGGTCGGATACGAGGAGAGTTTTCAAAATACCGTGACAAAGACGAAAGTGCTCAACGATACCGCAGTGGAATACATCAACGGAATCGAGGTGATTAAGGCGTTTGGCAAGGCAGAAAATTCTTACGAGAAATTTAAAATTGCCGCAAAAGAAGGCGCTGACTGTTACATCGA
This genomic window from Roseburia sp. 831b contains:
- a CDS encoding TetR/AcrR family transcriptional regulator; translated protein: MPDKTITQEKILESAKTEFLEKGFLNASLRNIVKNAGVTTGAFYRYYDSKEALFEAIVGEHAQHVLALFCHTIDHFEELPGQEQTEQMLELSTDCIGEMLDYVYEHYDAFKLLVGCADGTIYADFIHKLVEKEVESTYFYIGTLERMGHKMEPINKNLIHMIASGQFTGIFEAIVHDMPKEEAVEYVTQMRRFYSAGWSELMNIQFGR